The segment TTACATCAAAAGTCTGTTAGAGTGATTAATTAGTCTATTTCTTGTTCATGTTatgaaagtaattaattaattaattccagTTTCATGGGcacaataaaatattctttttttaaaaaaaaataattctttttatattttggagAAAGACGAGATTGTGCAACAAAAGTTATTCGTAAAATTCAAAATCCTTAACTTAGTGGCAATGAAAATTTTGTATCCATGAAGTTTCGACGTAGTATACGTTAGGATCgtattcacgcacacacacttgatgaatgaagaacacaagaactttcaagagaaagagatgagagatctagagagagaaagagaaaacccaatatttcgtgatAACACCCCTTGAGTAAACTTTCACTGTGCtggggtatatttatattaataaatcagagtattttttgttacaaaGAATAAATAGTAAAGCCTAAAATTTAGGTCGGGGCGCTGCCCCGAACCCCTCCTTCGGATGGGGGGCTCCCGCCACCCATAACCCCCTGGCAACCTCACCACGGAGGTTAAATCGcgtaaacagttatatatattaattaggcTCCATAACCTAACAGTATATTCTACTCAGAGACCTCTGATTATAAATTTATCTGAatcaacaatttttatacaaagtacaaacatataaatatgCACTAATTAGATAATCTCACATCTAAATCCATCTTTATTTCCTACAAAGATATATAGAAGCTTCAAATATAAAATGCAATTATAAGATATCCCTAATGTATTTTGTTggcaaatataataataataaggtcgAACTCATAAACAAATCCTTAAACTTGTTGTGTTTTTCCCCTTATgtacctcaactacgtcattttcctattaaatcattgaaccacccataatttgttccttttaaacatcGTTAGTTGATTTTGATTAGCTATTCTATTGTAAATGTCTTCGATTGTGTttgtattgtaattttttttactaaagaaTGACGACAAACTATGTTAGTCTCATTTGTATTCTAATATATTCAAATGACttgaaataaaacattattATTCTCGAACATTTTCACTGTTAATTGGACTAATGAGTTttggaacaacatatgtatctTCTGTCAATGCCCTTCAAAAATTTGATTCCACATCAGCCAACAGTGtttgtttaaaaggaacaaactATCGgcggttcaatgattcaatagaaaaatggCATAGTTGAGGTACCTCAGGGAAAAAATCGAACAAATTTAGGAATCTATTTATGTATTTGACCTAATAATAATACTTCTCAAAGGAGAAGCTTCCAtgactatatatataattttattagtaataaataatactaaatttattatttaaaaggaaaaaaaaagacgATACAAAAATTTCAACACAATTACATCACATGTCCCACATTAAGTCAATATTCAAAGTCGTGCTAACGCggttaatataattaatacataCACTATAgtcatataaataataaatgcaTCTTTTAATATCATAgtacacaaaataaattattaatcttCCAATTGATAaaatctctaaaaaaaaaatgtctccACCACAATCTCCAAATTCATCTAGAGATCAAGTTCGTCCTTTGGCACCTTCATCACATCGTATACACATCGAAAATCAAGAAGGTGTTAATTACACATCTACATCCAGTACAGAGTTATTAAAGAAGCAACTTCGTAGGAGGAGGTGTATAAAATGTTGTGGTTGTTGTGGTATCACAACGATAATCATAGGTATCATTATCTTGATCCTCGCGCTCACGGTTTTCAAGGTGAAAGATCCAGCGATAAGGATGAACTCGATCCGATTCGAGGGGTTGAGTTCCCTTACTAGTAGTTCCAATCTTCAAACCAATATGAATATTACGGTTTCCGCTgatatttctattaaaaatcCTAACGCGGTATCGTTTAAGTTTAACCCTGCGACTGCTAGTTTGGTTTATAGCGATAGAATCATCGCGGAAGCCATGCTCCCACGAGGGTCCGCTAGGGCTCGACGGACGTTTAGTATGAACGTGATCATCATGGTTATGGTTGAAAAATTAATCGTGATTCCTCGATTAACGAGCGATTTGATAGCGGGGGAATTACCGGTAAGTATGTCTACAAATATTAATGGGAAGGTTAATTTAGGTGTGTTTAAGAAGAGTGTTGATATAAGGATGAATTGTGATATGGTGGTAGGTTTACAAAGACAAGATGTCAAGGATATTAATTGTGAGAGGAAAGTTTCTCTTTAGTTACGTGAATTCAGTGatcttgatttaattttaaagcgtgtaatttttaaattcaaacatgTGATACTATAGTTGGAGCTGTAAAATTTtgactattatatatatatatatatatagataagaTATTTCagtttaattattatattatgtagtATAATCAGTTGAGATTATGATAGGATTGGTACATGTAAgaactttattattatttttgtctcCTATGTACtggaatttaattaattgagtgTTTTTTAATTAGAAAGTACCAAGTTATAACTTCCATTATTATAAATggattatatattaattagcATTGGGTCTGTATAAATATGCactcaaaagagaaaaaaaatagaaaacattggattctttaattttcatttaacTATCAATTAAGGACTATGGTTATTTAGTTATGACACTTTAGTTGAAATCGCATATAAAAGTAGTAACGTGTTTGAAAATTATTCAGTGTAAGTACAATATAACGTCGTTGTAATGTTAACCAGCTATGCTTGATTAAATATAAGTCATGTGAATTATTGACCGattcttatattgatgatatgaaTTTCAAATTGTTGAATCGACATGTTTTTATACATGTACTAAAAGTTTAAAATGATATCGAAACCTCTGATTTATAAGGTTTTCTTTATGATACACGAATAACCTTGACTAATTCCTTATCTATACAACCTCTTGTTGAATTACTTATCAACTTATTTATTTGAGGAATTATTTcacaaaaaagaacatatatatagaaataaaagtCATATCCTTTTTCTCAAagtctttatatatatatatattttttattatcttttcatgtaaaaagattttataaaaaatcttatattttgtatatattttatacattaattgGGATTGAGCTTAACAATCTTGTCAGGATGGCCGAGTGGTCTAAGGCGCCAGACTCAAGTTCTGGTCTTCGTAAGAGGgcgtgggttcaaatcccacttctgacaattattttcttatttttttaattacactTTTAATCAATTTCTCACAACTACAACTATTAATCTATTATATTTCGTATAATCTTATATTATACTTTTATTCaatttctcatgattataactATTAATCTATTTTATTTCGGTATTAATCTTATAGTATTCGATAATTTTTGGCCTGACTAATCTTGATTCTAGTTGCAAAAGATCCATTAAAGAGGGAGGCTTtgttttttatacttttaatcATTTTCTCACAACTACAACTATTAATCTATCATATTTCGGTATAATCTTATAGTATCCAATAATTTTTAGCCCGATTAAGCTTGATTCTAATTGCAAAAGATCCATTAAAGGAAGCGTTCAATTTTCTATTCAAAACTTAcccaaaatcttttttattaaagGTGAAGATAACTCATTTACTTGGGTTATTAtaagtttttttcatttttaaaacaattatctGGTAGTTGACTCAATAGCAAAAAACGAGGTAAACACGCCTTAACGATATTTGTTTCATTTCCAAGGACTTGAACCCAAACCTCTGATTAAGTGTGTAACGATCTCTTTAATCACACTATATCCTTTGATGATTTTGACTTAAATCCTAGTTTTACGAATTAAGTATGAAAGTATCTTATTCGTCCCACACAATCTAAAATCTGAAaatgttttttcaaataaaataaaatccacCAAAATGAGAAATAACATCACTACTTTTGAACTaatgtaatttttccataaaCAAACTTCAAAACTGTCAAACATATGCAAGCATTAAAGGCTATATGTATTTCAGTTCTTCACTATATTGAAATGTGACCTAAGCTAATGGAACACATGAACACTGAGGATTCCAAAAGCCGACCCCAACCTGTTTGGGATCGAGTCATAATTGCTGTTGTATGCCCGCCTTCAACTAGCTAGCTTATATTTAACAAAGAACTCACTCATGTTCCCGAGTTCTTCTAACTTGGACGAATGCAGTCATGCCATGAATTCACGCTAATCATCTCACCATGTTCTAGTGTATGTTGAGGTATCCTTTTAGCTGAACTCGTGCATTAGAGATGTGACCGATAATAAGGGATTCTGGGAAGCAAAACGATTAGGCAATGTCGTTACTGTCTCCTTTCGACCTTATACTTTTTTTCTTGGTCTTCAGTTTTTTGCTTCCGCTGTGTTCTTTTGATGCCTTCTTGCGTTTAACAGTcttctcttcctcttcttccgTCTGTAATGTTTCATCTGTATCTTGTTGCTGAGGAGGTACCTGAGCttctgaacaagcataaaaatagtaaataagaaaaatgaatagAGTCGTTCCATTTCGACAAAAGACCCACACTCAAGTTCCCTAGCTTTTGGTTTGCTATCCGATCAAGATTTTCCTACCCCCAGAGGGGGAGGTACTTCCCCCTTGGGCCGATTGTGGGCGAGGAGAAATTTGAACCCCCAATGCTGTGGTTCATAGCCACAATGTCGGGGGTTCAAAGCTACAGGCTCCACTGGATCTGTTCCCAGAAATCCTGAAAAGGAGCTTTTTCTTTCGGGCATAAAAGAAGGCAAACAAGGAAACGAAAAGCATACCTCTAGTAGAGAATTTTGAATCGAATACAACACTGTTAAGATGCTGCTTCAAGAAAACCTgcatccatattttagcttttagGTACTTGAGAGTCCTCTCTTCTACCGATTTACGATAAATTAAAGACGTGCATTCATCATTCATCAATTATGCATAATCACAAATCAGTTAAAAGTTGGCTATATGAAATACATCTTTTGTTCATAGCTCAACTATTTTTATGCTGGCCCTCTATCTACCCCAACCGTAACCATGGAAGAATTAATTCATTTCATTCTCTGTGACTAACAGCCAAAGATTTTagcttttaaaataaatggaatgCTCATCCAAATTCACACAAGAATTATTTTAGTCCACGCTCTTGATCCTAAATACTTCTTTTAAATTTACTTCGATATGTGTtacttgagccgagggtctttCATAAGcagcctctctacctccacAAGGTAGGttaaggtctgcgtacactctACCCGCCCTAGACTCCACCTGTGGGATTTCACAGGGTATGTGGTTGTTTTGTTGTACTCTTGATCCTAAATACATGACACTAATGATGGGTAAGCAGCACATGTTAAAACCTCGAATGTCTTTAAGCGCACCCGCCAAGTATTTCTTTGTAATATGCAAGAGGGAAGAAATAGATGTGTGTCGAAGCACATTAAGAATTGAactcaataaatacaataattatCATCACATTAGGCAGAAGGACTACGTCTAGGAAACGCCATATTATGTTTATCTTCACCTAAAGATGCACAAAGGATGTGTAATGAATTCTCGATTCCATTGGGCTCAACAGAAAAGAATATCTAGAAACCTTGCAAAAGCTCAGTTTTAGTCTAACGTGGAAGGATCGGAAATTGTAGTCTATACTTCTATATGGAATCTCGACTTTTTTAACTCAGACGGACCTAAGAGTTGAACCATCACAAAGAGATATCGTTATATTTGAGTTTAAGTTGCAAAATGTTGCAATTCACTGAATTTTGAAAAGAGAGGATCAATCAACAGTCACTCATTTCTGAAGGAAGCAGTAGCTCAGAAATGTAGCTGTCTATCGGATTGCCCATTCAGTTCTTAAAAAGCTACAGTATAGATAAACAACATACCGCAGACAGAAGTTGTCGTGACTTGACATCCCAAATGCGTAAATAGCTGTCCAATCCTATTGAAAAGTAATTTATTCAAGTTAATAGCTTGTGATGAACAAAATAGAAGAAACATAATTTCAGTTCTATAAAGAGACGTGCGATCCAAATTCCAGAGAGGTTTAAAAAGCTTCAGATTTTCTATTAACAGATTATATCTTCATATAATAAATCttcggaaaagggtctaaaataccctttaagtattggaaatggtacaaaattaccctccatccacctattggctctaaaatacccttcccacccacctattgggtccaaactACCCTTgccatccaccttttggttcaaaattaaccacttatttaacggttttatatttaaactatttaaatatttttttaaatacgtggcactcaactatttgttataatttaacttattagtataatttataaatcaatccactacccatccattactaattaaaccctccaaattaataaatcactcacattattaatgcaacaatagAAAAGCTGCTGCCAAttgattgttttaaaaaatttgagacgaaaatatctatagaagtaaattatcatacattcaagtgtctaaattaaaattaccgataaacttaaaagtctgactatgttcatcttaattattcgtacgtctcaattatgtgatgttatttcATAGGTAaccttttttcaaaataatatattaaaagatttaaaaaaattcataaatatttataaaattatattttaaaaaagttcatgaattaatttggaatgtattacttctttacctttaatcataaatttctaattcaatcttgaaagagtatcaaattgaaagtgtcctcctaaataagcggctcaatataaatttaattggggcttcgattcggactcgaataattttggatgtcattttcattaatctataatttcatcgtgttttagtagtgtttacgacgattttgatattatagttggataattaattgggtggggtttagttaataatgggtgggtagtgaatttgtttataaataatacaaataaattaaattataaccaatagttgaacatcaagtattttaaaaatatttaaatagtttaaatttaaaatcattaaataagtggttaattttgaactcaaaggtggatgacaagggtattttggagccaataggtggatgaaaagggcattttggagccaataggtggatgaagggtaattttgtaccattttcaatacttcaagggtattttagatcCTTTTCCGATAAATCTTAAGGAACATACATCGAGATCAAAACTGCtatatgcatcacaatataaaGAAGCCAACTGTGATTTTAAATACTTACCACATGAGGCTATAACTGGAAGCTCTGGATGCTTAACTATGGATCTTATACTTCCCGAACATTTCCCCAAGAAGGATCCCAAAAGTTTCCCTACAACAAAAAGATGCACTTGAAGCTTGAGACCcataacaaaatgaattaaatgagtCTAGACATCTGAATCACTACATGAAATAACAAGTTTAACTATCATAAAGAACAAGAATCATGTCAAGGAGCGTGGGGAGGGTGGGGTGCATGCAGACCTTACCCTTCCTTTTGGGGTAGAGAGGCTATTTTCGATAGACCCACAGATCAAGAAAATTGTTTTCCAGAAAATGGTTTGAAAGAGATGCAAGAGTAAAAGCTAAGAATTAAAACAAGAGCagaaattcatcaataatactGATAAACAATATCTTTGTCTGCGAGGAACTTCTTATATGAAACTGAAATCATATCCCACATTAGATATTCTTACACATGACGAGCTCATAATAAGTTAGCCAAGATACTTACAAAGTACAGTGGTCAAGTTAACCACAAAATCTTATTCCTAGAAGAAACACAAGAATGAACTTGTGTGTTCTGTTCACCACGTACATACGTACATGAGTTGTCTTAGTTTCCTAAACGATACAAGTTCCGTGCCAGAATCAAATGAGAGAGCACACTTGGaacaatcataaatttcttttaGCGATATcctcaataattttttaaaagtcttaagtattattttaaggATGTCTTGCCTTATcaatgtactctttttcctcaAATAATAAAGTATGATATATGAAGATTACTATAGCGACAGCACAAACAACAATAACTATAGTGAGACAGCCGTTTACCTGTGCGGATGTCAAAAGAAGCAAGATCGCCAGAACCATTTCCTATGTATATCGTATGTCCATCCTCATCCTCAGCCACAGCTTTAATAGGGGTCTCACGAAAATCAAATGAAACAACTGGCCTTCTCTGAGCAGAAATATCATAAAGACGCACCTACAAATTACCAAGTTGGTACAGACAGTTTAATCAGCAATAATTTCTTTTGACAGGTAAATCAACAACAAGTTTAAGACACAAAATGAtccatatcataataaattgaCAAAACTAAATAAGGCTCCGCAGGTGAAACTACTTAAAAGAACGGGTACATGTGGATCTTATATGGATCAATTTGAGTCTATTTAATAGGCTGAAAGCAATTATGCTATTTAAACAAACCAACTGCAATTAAAAGCAATAAACTTCTCTCCATTAACTTCAAGATGTACCAACTGGCTACTTCTGAAAGGAGCAAAAGAGCATTCTAGCGTAAAGATGGTATGACATTTTGGAATCTGAAGAAATCCAGACACTTTATATCTCTGTAACCAGAAAACTTCTAGGGAATAAGAAAAGTAGGATTTGCAAGGTGACGTTGTCAGCTGAAGTTCAAGATTAGCTGAGCCTGTTTATTTTGGCAGATTACACAAGGCAATTGAGTGAATCTCCACcccctttgagacttctttcccaCTGCTAGAGATTTGAGTGTACTAGTACTGGGTAAGAGTTAGGGTGTCAAAAGTAGATAATGAGATACGAGGATGGTGGTTGAAATCAGGTAATGACACAGCACAAGTGGGGACCGATTCTGGAGCGGAAAAATGGCATCATGTAGGAAGAGAGAAATGAAAGGAAGGAAAATGGTTCAAATGGACTAGTAGGCTGGCCAAATTCATTTCAGAACTGAAATTGACTGGAGTAGAACATATGGAATTTTGTGGTGTTCCGACTTGTGAGAGCTGAAAGTTATAAGCACATCCAACACTTGAATCAGCTCACCCATTTGCACCTTTATTGGGTTATTCTAGAACCCACCTCCCCTTCTCCATCCACACACTGCAAGAAGAAAGTAGCCTAATTTTTCTTATGGCCTCAGAAATGCCAGATAAATTTTAGATGTGTTAGTCAAAAGACAGTTATAAGGAAAACTACATGAAGCTCTTCTTAGGAAAAGGAACTATGAAGCAATTGCACCAAAATTACCCTCTtgatacaaaagaaaaaagatcaagCTTATTAGAGCCAACGAATTAGCTAAGAAAAAATACCTGGTGACTATTAGTGCCTGCAACAAATTTGCGGTGATCATCTTTGCATAAGAAAGTTGCAGATGTAAACCAAGTTGGGGTGAATATGCCGAGGCTGTTTTTCGCTGGCTGGAATAAGGATGCAATGTGTCAAATTCTTAAAGTGCAACAAAGACCAGTCATTATTTTGTTACACAGAAAAATGCTAAAAGAGAATGATGGTGAAACTCACAGATTTTGCAGACCAAACTTTAGCACACTGGCTCAGATCCCAGATATTAACCTCAACACCCTTCCTGATATGTCAAAGAAAATTTCATTAGCTTGCTATTCCCACCATCAATGTTATATCCCAGAACCTTGTATTCATGATACTCACCCACCAAACAATGCATAGCTTTCATCTGCATCTACCTTACAGCACAAAATACTGCCTGAACCACAAACATTCCATGTTGTTTGAGTACTTTCACCACCAGAATCTTCAAGTGATTCGGACATTTTAACATATGTCATGTTTGCTTGTCCTTTGCTTGTGCATGTAAGCAGGTTGCATGACCTATACATGCATAAGAAAGAATTTCAGAAAACGAGCCTAATTTTAATATGGGGAAAGTTCCTCATAAATGCATGCCAGATGCCCAAGCAAGCTCCATCTTCCAAGCCACATGCAGGGCAATACATTGCAAGCACACCACTCACGAAGCTAGTCACTAACCAGTAGTTAGTAACTGTTTTCAAACACAAAATGCTCCAATCACTACCATCAACAATGTCGACTTTGGGTATTATGGATTATGTAATGTTAATCAGGTAACGTTAACTATATCTATATCTTCTAGGCACAGTTCAGAAGTTTATTAACAACATTTGTGTAGGGATATTCATAAGAGGTTCTAAATTCATGGATAACCAAAATGACATAAGAGGGTATAAACTCTTATTCCATGTTAGGTTCATATTTGAGCTACATCACAGGAGTAATAAGAAATCCACATTTATCTCATATCCTGTTCCTCACTAGCTAGCCAAGGATCTTGCTAACATGCACATTTGGCTAGTTTAAAAGGGAAGATAACCCATTGCATAATACTATTTTTCCTCTTTCTCATATGTACAACAAATAAAGACAACATGCTGTCCCTCGTTATTATATGTGGACATCACAACCACACCACATCCCATCTAAGAGCCAAACAATTTCAGGAATATGCCAATTTATGAGTAAATAGCACATAAATCAGGATAGTATAGTAAGCATTTGagaaaataagtatttaaatatttgaatcgCCAAGGAGAAGGGCCAAGCTATTGCCTCAAAAAAGGAGAAGGGCCAAGCTGTTGAGCAACATTTTTCAATCCAAGCACTGAACCTGATCCAATTTGGCTTGAGATTCTTCATTGAGTGGTTCGTACTTCCGACTTGGATAGTCGAGTCATGGCATCTTAATGTGTCAAAGATGCATGTCCTAGTTCTTAGTATATCTATATCAGGCATGTCTGAGGTGCAATCAAGGCTTAGGCTGATGGGATAGGGTGCGGGCCCCCAATTCTCAACCCCGACCTACACAAGTAGTCTTTTAACCCacattttgaaaagttttgtaCCATTTGCACTCTGCTAGGAAGAGTCTAACAATATGTCTACCTCTACTAGTTGCTTATTCCATAAGGTAACTAAGGTAATTAATTAGACACTTCCTGCTCGTATTGTCTAAAGCAGGACAAGATAATACCTTGATGATGATCCCAATCTTTCTCCTTTGAATAAATGCAAACCAACAATAGAATTATCTGCCGATCCTGGATGATTTTGACTTTCAATTGAAATGGATGCACGAACATCTCCATTGACTGGACTAAGAACCTCAATCTGCAGTATTAAAGCAGTAAAGGGTGCAAAAATAAGGCTCAACACTCAAAAAAATACATGGCTTCATATTATATTAACTTTGATCAAAGATACAGCCTCACCTTGCCGCTTTTCCTTGCTACACCAAGTAGCTACAACAAACCAAAAGAATAAAGTCAAATGCCTCATTCTACAAGTATTTTATAGCAGCAGTAAGCACCAGAGGACTACACAACCACTTGAAGACGAATATCTAGTTCAAAAAATCCTTTACTACATCCATGCTAAATTTGAACAATGATTGGCAAGATGATTCAGTGTGACATGTTGAGTGGAATTAAACTTGTACAATTGAAAGACATGTTTAATACAATAGATAATGTAATATCCATAGTTCATGCGAGCTGTCGCTCCTAAAGTCCATTATGCAGGAACCAAGGCATGAATGGAATGATCTCTCTTTCTACACATTTTTCTTTCTGGTTCGAGTGTTGAGTTAATTAAAGGAACTATTCATCCTGTTAAGTAAGAAGTAACATCAAAAGTCCAATGCTGAGAAACTGCCAGAGAAGATACATGGTTCAGGCATCGGGAAATTAGCCTTGCACAACAAATAGCTACTAACGAAGTGTTTATGGAGATGCACACAGGACGAGCAAAGCTTATGGAAGGAAGTTATGATAGCCAAACATGGAGCACTGAATCACTGGAGCTTAAATATTTCAAGAGAACCATATGGGTTGTCTGGAAAAGCATCTGCAATTTATGGGAGTTCTAACAATTCCATTATCTTGCAGTAGGAAATAGTCACCATATCAAATTCTGAAAGGGCAAGTAGTTGGGGAATACTGCTGAAATGACTGAAGGAAATAGTAACCATATCAAATTctgaaagggtaagtagttgggGAATACTGCTGTAATGACTGAAGACCCGGCCTATTCCAGAAGTCAGTGAAATAGACTCAAAAATACACTAGAACAGAGAAGGGAATGCATGGAGCATAATCCTTAGAAGG is part of the Solanum pennellii chromosome 8, SPENNV200 genome and harbors:
- the LOC107028077 gene encoding uncharacterized protein LOC107028077; amino-acid sequence: MSPPQSPNSSRDQVRPLAPSSHRIHIENQEGVNYTSTSSTELLKKQLRRRRCIKCCGCCGITTIIIGIIILILALTVFKVKDPAIRMNSIRFEGLSSLTSSSNLQTNMNITVSADISIKNPNAVSFKFNPATASLVYSDRIIAEAMLPRGSARARRTFSMNVIIMVMVEKLIVIPRLTSDLIAGELPVSMSTNINGKVNLGVFKKSVDIRMNCDMVVGLQRQDVKDINCERKVSL
- the LOC107026706 gene encoding WD repeat-containing protein 74; translation: MPRTTTVESSGCPSLRALTFDILGLIKVVEAKGEQKEAPKVVEKWGEPDASRCVLAASLVDREFDPLLGVARKSGKIEVLSPVNGDVRASISIESQNHPGSADNSIVGLHLFKGERLGSSSRSCNLLTCTSKGQANMTYVKMSESLEDSGGESTQTTWNVCGSGSILCCKVDADESYALFGGKGVEVNIWDLSQCAKVWSAKSPAKNSLGIFTPTWFTSATFLCKDDHRKFVAGTNSHQVRLYDISAQRRPVVSFDFRETPIKAVAEDEDGHTIYIGNGSGDLASFDIRTGKLLGSFLGKCSGSIRSIVKHPELPVIASCGLDSYLRIWDVKSRQLLSAVFLKQHLNSVVFDSKFSTREAQVPPQQQDTDETLQTEEEEEKTVKRKKASKEHSGSKKLKTKKKSIRSKGDSNDIA